From the genome of Triticum aestivum cultivar Chinese Spring chromosome 3B, IWGSC CS RefSeq v2.1, whole genome shotgun sequence, one region includes:
- the LOC123071027 gene encoding NAD(P)H dehydrogenase (quinone) FQR1 translates to MAVKVYVVYYSMYGHVAKLADEIKKGVSSVEGVEAKIWQVPETLPEEVLGKMGAPPKLDAPIITPQELAEADGILFGFPTRFGMMAAQMKAFFDATGGLWREQSLAGKPAGIFFSTGTQGGGQETTALTTVTQLTHHGMVFVPVGYTFGAKLFDMDKVQGGSPYGAGTFAADGSRWPSEMELEHAFHQGQYFASIAKKLKGSA, encoded by the exons ATGGCGGTCAAGGTCTATGTCGT GTACTACTCCATGTATGGACATGTCGCTAAACTAGCTGATGAGATCAAGAAAGGAGTGTCATCAGTTGAAGGTGTCGAAGCTAAAATATGGCAG GTCCCTGAAACTCTCCCCGAGGAAGTACTTGGAAAGATGGGCGCGCCTCCTAAGCTTGATGCCCCAATCATCACACCACAAGAACTTGCGGAGGCAGATGGGATCCTCTTTGGTTTCCCTACAAGGTTTGGCATGATGGCTGCGCAAATGAAGGCATTCTTTGACGCAACCGGTGGCCTGTGGAGGGAGCAGAGCCTTGCAGGCAAACCTGCAGGCATCTTCTTCAGCACCGGTACTCAGGGTGGCGGGCAGGAGACTACAGC GTTGACAACAGTAACCCAGTTGACTCACCACGGCATGGTGTTCGTTCCCGTCGGGTACACCTTCGGTGCCAAGCTGTTCGACATGGACAAAGTTCAGGGTGGCAGCCCGTACGGCGCAGGCACATTCGCCGCCGATGGTTCGAGGTGGCCGTCTGAGATGGAGCTGGAGCACGCCTTCCACCAGGGCCAGTACTTTGCGAGCATCGCGAAGAAACTCAAGGGATCTGCTTGA